A region of the Gemmatimonadaceae bacterium genome:
CCGGCGCGCCCGTAGTCGCCGCGAAGGTGACGTTGTGCGTGATCCCACTGGTGTTGTTCCATGTGACCGTGCCGTTGACCGCGATCGTCACGCTGGCCGGGGCGAAGGAAGCCGCGCCCATGGTAAACGTCGATCCGGACGGCGGTGGCGGTGG
Encoded here:
- a CDS encoding plastocyanin/azurin family copper-binding protein → MGAASFAPASVTIAVNGTVTWNNTSGITHNVTFAATTGAPANIGDHSSGSNQRTFGTAGTFNFSCTLHGGMNGSVVVQ